The following coding sequences lie in one Burkholderia cepacia genomic window:
- a CDS encoding cobaltochelatase CobT-related protein, giving the protein MDRDDDARSQHLTRLARTLTQRHGIEVRFARHGPVVRRDLLLLPDTLLAGEIDDDAITGLVDLHAARVRFGALDDVAALVSPAVRAIAQAIDDRRVAGCLVAIYPGANAFLGRMRAVSAADTLRRWPRMAWRDRLMWRIERALWGEPPSSTEHVPSLDATLAASDDLVDEARVSASTADSIRAAQRIVERVRALASAGANNMMFTADPGSTIDSTTIAAEFESDGQGTSDDARAPVAAESGTGAIADTASSTESPTPGDTAPGTIRLSADNRPLLSVPLTTAFDTVTDFTGKGEPAGWHRLRAAARAQTEPLKLRLERALKVDEQTRWKREQERGALDRTSLARLATTPGYRTPFRTERAAPGRDAAVSLLIDCSGSMDGKKIELAGLCATALCDALMQLGFACEVLGYSSVEDAAMRAHYQRWIDDGRSTFGYNRFVERLDLRVYKRFDSDNPSGLACIECGHENPDGEALSWAAERLLSKRARRRILMVLSDGYPATGDGNPAILRTDLRARVDALREQRVELIGVGILDDSVESFYPVSSVVEHLNELPGAAFRVLSDTLLDRR; this is encoded by the coding sequence ATGGACCGGGACGACGACGCGAGGTCGCAGCATCTGACGCGGCTGGCCCGGACGCTTACGCAACGGCACGGCATCGAGGTGCGGTTCGCGCGCCACGGGCCGGTCGTGCGGCGCGACCTACTGCTGTTGCCCGACACGCTGCTCGCCGGCGAGATCGACGACGATGCGATCACCGGCCTTGTCGATCTCCATGCGGCACGGGTGCGCTTTGGCGCGCTCGACGACGTCGCCGCGCTGGTGTCGCCTGCCGTACGGGCCATTGCGCAAGCGATCGACGACCGCCGCGTCGCCGGTTGTCTCGTCGCGATCTATCCCGGCGCGAACGCATTCCTGGGCCGGATGCGGGCGGTGTCGGCCGCCGACACGCTGCGCCGCTGGCCGCGCATGGCGTGGCGCGACAGGCTGATGTGGCGCATCGAGCGCGCGCTGTGGGGCGAACCGCCTTCGTCCACCGAACACGTTCCGTCGCTCGACGCCACACTGGCCGCGTCCGACGATCTCGTCGACGAAGCGCGCGTGTCGGCGTCGACGGCCGACAGCATCCGCGCCGCGCAGCGGATCGTCGAACGGGTGCGCGCGCTGGCATCGGCCGGGGCGAACAACATGATGTTCACGGCCGATCCGGGCAGCACGATCGACAGCACGACCATCGCCGCCGAATTCGAATCGGACGGACAGGGCACGTCGGACGACGCGCGTGCGCCGGTGGCGGCCGAATCCGGCACCGGTGCGATCGCGGACACCGCGTCGTCCACCGAATCGCCCACGCCGGGCGATACCGCGCCCGGCACGATCCGCCTGTCCGCGGACAACCGGCCGCTGCTCTCCGTCCCGCTGACGACCGCGTTCGACACCGTGACGGACTTCACCGGCAAGGGTGAACCGGCCGGCTGGCATCGTCTGCGCGCGGCGGCCCGCGCGCAGACCGAACCGCTCAAGCTCCGGCTCGAACGCGCGTTGAAAGTGGACGAGCAGACGCGCTGGAAGCGCGAACAAGAACGCGGCGCGCTCGACCGGACGTCACTCGCCCGTCTGGCGACCACCCCCGGCTATCGCACGCCGTTCCGCACCGAACGCGCAGCACCGGGACGCGACGCGGCCGTCAGCCTGCTGATCGACTGCAGCGGCTCGATGGACGGCAAGAAAATCGAACTCGCCGGACTCTGCGCAACTGCGCTGTGCGACGCGCTGATGCAGCTCGGCTTCGCCTGCGAAGTGCTCGGCTACAGCTCGGTCGAGGATGCCGCGATGCGTGCGCATTACCAGCGCTGGATCGACGACGGCCGCAGCACGTTCGGCTACAACCGGTTCGTCGAGCGGCTCGATCTGCGCGTCTACAAGCGGTTCGATTCCGACAATCCGAGCGGCCTCGCGTGCATCGAATGCGGCCACGAGAATCCCGACGGCGAGGCGTTGAGCTGGGCAGCCGAACGATTGCTGTCGAAACGTGCGCGCCGGCGGATCCTGATGGTGCTGTCGGACGGCTATCCGGCCACCGGCGACGGCAACCCGGCGATCCTGCGCACCGACCTGCGCGCACGCGTCGATGCGTTGCGCGAACAACGCGTCGAGCTGATCGGCGTCGGGATTCTCGACGATTCGGTCGAGTCGTTCTATCCGGTCAGCAGCGTGGTCGAACACCTGAACGAACTGCCCGGCGCGGCGTTCCGCGTGTTGAGCGATACGCTGCTGGATCGGCGATAG